One segment of Vigna radiata var. radiata cultivar VC1973A unplaced genomic scaffold, Vradiata_ver6 scaffold_209, whole genome shotgun sequence DNA contains the following:
- the LOC106754678 gene encoding histone H3.2 produces the protein MARTKQTARKSTGGKAPRKQLATKAARKSAPATGGVKKPHRFRPGTVALREIRKYQKSTELLIRKLPFQRLVREIAQDFKTDLRFQSSAVSALQEAAEAYLVGLFEDTNLCAIHAKRVTIMPKDIQLARRIRGERA, from the coding sequence aTGGCACGAACCAAACAAACAGCTCGCAAGTCCACCGGAGGCAAGGCTCCGAGGAAGCAATTGGCTACGAAGGCTGCCAGGAAGTCCGCTCCGGCGACCGGTGGCGTGAAGAAGCCTCACCGTTTCCGGCCAGGTACGGTGGCGCTCAGGGAGATCAGAAAGTATCAGAAGAGCACGGAGCTGCTAATCCGAAAACTTCCCTTCCAACGTCTTGTCCGCGAGATCGCACAGGATTTCAAGACCGATCTGCGGTTTCAGAGCAGCGCCGTGTCCGCGTTGCAAGAAGCTGCTGAGGCTTATTTGGTTGGACTCTTCGAAGACACCAATCTCTGTGCCATTCACGCTAAGCGCGTCACCATTATGCCAAAAGATATTCAGCTTGCCCGCAGAATCAGAGGCGAAAGGGCTTGA
- the LOC106754677 gene encoding protein FAR1-RELATED SEQUENCE 3 isoform X1 translates to MNVEAVDEGENSDRPASENVETEKDEEQNMKVNLAEREVNNQDGDAYRKPLVGMLFESEDFAKSFYDSYARDVGFSTHVGQFSRAKPDGPIITWDFSCSREVFKRKNIVSCNAMLRVERKDANWIVTKFVEDHNHSLASSRKVQNRQPSRHSVGAARNVITTFDARNESCASLNGNHSEPISSVRNSFLAEQCHPMRSIGSLTYARSSQKRTLGRDAQNLLNYFKKMQGENPGFYYAIQLDDENRMTNAFWADARSRTAYNYFGDAVIFDTMYRPNQYQIPFAPFTGFNHHGQMVLFGCSLLLDESESSFTWLFKTWLSAMNDRPPVSITTDQDRAIQAAVSHVFPETRHCICKWHILREGQERLAHIYLAHPSLYGDLYGCINFSETIEDFESTWKSLLDKYDLQKNDWLQAVYNARKQWAPVYFRDTFFAAITSNHGVNSFFDGYVNQQTTIPLFFRQYEISLEHSLEKEVEADYETICNTPVLRTPSPMEQQAANMYTNKIFAKFQEELVETFAYTASNVDNDGVISKYRVAKYEHDHKAYMVTLNMSEMKANCSCQMFEYSGILCRHVLTVFTVTNVLTLPSHYILKRWTRNAKSGFGTDEKTTGPLNIENLTIRFNSLCQEAIKLAQEGAISIETYNVAMNALREGAKRVGITKKNIAKVKPTKTQGNGCCPEDNSKKSPSSISDVIPSLWPWQDSVSNHLNHSGLGLPVTDLNHPTMAPVSIHQDGGPRDNSVVLMCFKSMTWIIENKNSSQSSKIAVINMKLQDYGKSPLGETEVQFRVTRVTLEPMLRSMTYISQQLNAPVNRVAVINLRLQDTKTTTGQTEVKFQVSRDTLGSMLRSMAYIREQL, encoded by the exons ATGAATGTTGAGGCAGTAGATGAAGGGGAAAACAGTGATAGACCTGCTTCTGAAAATGTTGAAACTGAAAAAGATGAGGAACAAAATATGAAAGTAAACTTGGCTGAAAGAGAAGTAAATAACCAAGATGGTGATGCTTATAGGAAACCACTTGTGGGCATGCTGTTTGAATCTGAAGATTTTGCAAAATCATTTTATGATTCATATGCAAGAGATGTAGGATTTAGCACACATGTTGGTCAATTCAGCCGTGCTAAGCCTGACGGTCCAATTATAACTTGGGACTTTTCTTGTTCCAGAGAGGTATTTAAAAGGAAGAACATAGTAAGTTGCAATGCAATGCTTAGGGTAGAGAGAAAAGATGCAAACTGGATAGTGACAAAATTTGTTGAGGACCATAACCATTCCCTTGCTTCCTCTAGAAAGGTGCAGAACCGTCAACCCAGTAGACATTCTGTAGGTGCTGCTAGGAATGTTATAACGACATTTGATGCCCGTAATGAATCTTGTGCTTCCTTGAATGGAAATCATTCAGAGCCCATTAGTTCTGTTAGGAACTCCTTTCTAGCagaacaatgtcatccaatgaGAAGCATCGGGTCACTTACCTATGCAAGATCTTCTCAAAAGAGGACCCTTGGAAGAGATGCTCAAAATCTTCTGAATTATTTTAAGAAGATGCAGGGTGAAAACCCTGGCTTTTATTATGCAATACAACTAGATGATGAAAACCGCATGACCAATGCATTCTGGGCAGATGCAAGGTCAAGAACAGCTTATAATTACTTTGGTGATGCTGTAATTTTTGACACAATGTATAGACCAAATCAATACCAAATCCCATTTGCTCCATTTACAGGATTCAATCACCACGGCCAAATGGTTTTATTTGGTTGTTCATTACTTCTAGACGAATCGGAGTCTTCCTTTACATGGCTATTCAAGACGTGGCTATCTGCTATGAATGATCGACCACCTGTTTCCATAACCACAGATCAAGATAGGGCCATACAAGCAGCAGTTTCTCATGTGTTCCCAGAAACTCGCCACTGTATTTGTAAGTGGCACATTTTAAGAGAAGGTCAAGAAAGATTAGCTCATATTTACCTTGCTCATCCTTCACTCTATGGGGATCTATATGGCTGTATCAATTTTTCCGAGACCATTGAGGATTTTGAATCAACATGGAAGTCTCTTCTGGATAAATATGATCTCCAGAAAAATGACTGGCTTCAGGCAGTATATAATGCTCGTAAACAATGGGCCCCTGTTTACTTTCGTGATACTTTCTTTGCTGCTATTACTTCAAACCACGGGGTAAACTCCTTTTTTGATGGCTATGTAAATCAACAGACAACCATACCTTTATTCTTTAGGCAGTATGAAATATCACTTGAACATTCATTGGAAAAAGAAGTAGAAGCAGATTATGAGACTATCTGTAACACGCCTGTACTGAGGACTCCATCACCAATGGAACAACAGGCAGCAAATATGTACACTAACAAGATTTTTGCAAAGTTTCAGGAGGAACTGGTGGAAACTTTTGCATATACTGCAAGTAATGTTGACAATGATGGTGTTATCAGTAAATACAGGGTTGCAAAATATGAACATGATCACAAGGCATACATGGTCACATTAAATATGTCTGAAATGAAGGCAAACTGCAGCTGTCAGATGTTTGAATACTCTGGCATTCTTTGTCGACATGTATTGACTGTTTTCACTGTAACAAATGTCCTTACCCTTCCATCACACTACATTTTAAAGCGATGGACAAGGAATGCAAAATCTGGTTTTGGAACTGATGAAAAAACAACAGGTCCACTTAACATTGAAAATCTCACTATACGTTTTAATAGTTTATGTCAAGAAGCCATTAAGCTTGCTCAAGAAGGGGCAATTTCCATTGAGACTTATAATGTAGCAATGAATGCTTTGAGAGAGGGTGCTAAAAGGGTAGGTATTACGAAGAAAAATATTGCAAAAGTCAAACCTACAAAAACTCAGGGTAATGGATGCTGTCCGGAAGACAATAGCAAGAAGAGCCCGTCATCAATTTCGGATGTCATCCCATCACTGTGGCCTTGGCAAGATTCAGTGTCAAATCACTTGAATCATAGTGGCCTTGGGCTTCCTGTTACTGATCTGAATCATCCTACTATGGCTCCTGTTTCTATTCACCAGGATGGTGGCCCTCGAGACAACTCT GTTGTCCTCATGTGTTTCAAGTCTATGACTTGGATCATCGAAAATAAGAATTCAAGCCAATCTAGTAAAATTGCAGTCATCAACATGAAG CTGCAAGATTATGGTAAGAGCCCTTTAGGAGAGACAGAAGTGCAATTCAGGGTGACAAGGGTAACTTTGGAGCCTATGTTGAGATCAATGACTTACATTAGTCAACAGTTAAATGCACCAGTCAATAGAGTTGCTGTCATCAATCTGAGG CTCCAGGATACGAAGACAACTACTGGGCAAACTGAGGTGAAATTCCAAGTTTCTAGAGATACTCTCGGCTCCATGCTGAGATCTATGGCCTACATCCGGGAGCAGCTCTAG
- the LOC106754677 gene encoding protein FAR1-RELATED SEQUENCE 3 isoform X2: protein MNVEAVDEGENSDRPASENVETEKDEEQNMKVNLAEREVNNQDGDAYRKPLVGMLFESEDFAKSFYDSYARDVGFSTHVGQFSRAKPDGPIITWDFSCSREVFKRKNIVSCNAMLRVERKDANWIVTKFVEDHNHSLASSRKVQNRQPSRHSVGAARNVITTFDARNESCASLNGNHSEPISSVRNSFLAEQCHPMRSIGSLTYARSSQKRTLGRDAQNLLNYFKKMQGENPGFYYAIQLDDENRMTNAFWADARSRTAYNYFGDAVIFDTMYRPNQYQIPFAPFTGFNHHGQMVLFGCSLLLDESESSFTWLFKTWLSAMNDRPPVSITTDQDRAIQAAVSHVFPETRHCICKWHILREGQERLAHIYLAHPSLYGDLYGCINFSETIEDFESTWKSLLDKYDLQKNDWLQAVYNARKQWAPVYFRDTFFAAITSNHGVNSFFDGYVNQQTTIPLFFRQYEISLEHSLEKEVEADYETICNTPVLRTPSPMEQQAANMYTNKIFAKFQEELVETFAYTASNVDNDGVISKYRVAKYEHDHKAYMVTLNMSEMKANCSCQMFEYSGILCRHVLTVFTVTNVLTLPSHYILKRWTRNAKSGFGTDEKTTGPLNIENLTIRFNSLCQEAIKLAQEGAISIETYNVAMNALREGAKRVGITKKNIAKVKPTKTQGNGCCPEDNSKKSPSSISDVIPSLWPWQDSVSNHLNHSGLGLPVTDLNHPTMAPVSIHQDGGPRDNSVVLMCFKSMTWIIENKNSSQSSKIAVINMKLQDYGKSPLGETEVQFRVTRVTLEPMLRSMTYISQQLNAPVNRVAVINLRF from the exons ATGAATGTTGAGGCAGTAGATGAAGGGGAAAACAGTGATAGACCTGCTTCTGAAAATGTTGAAACTGAAAAAGATGAGGAACAAAATATGAAAGTAAACTTGGCTGAAAGAGAAGTAAATAACCAAGATGGTGATGCTTATAGGAAACCACTTGTGGGCATGCTGTTTGAATCTGAAGATTTTGCAAAATCATTTTATGATTCATATGCAAGAGATGTAGGATTTAGCACACATGTTGGTCAATTCAGCCGTGCTAAGCCTGACGGTCCAATTATAACTTGGGACTTTTCTTGTTCCAGAGAGGTATTTAAAAGGAAGAACATAGTAAGTTGCAATGCAATGCTTAGGGTAGAGAGAAAAGATGCAAACTGGATAGTGACAAAATTTGTTGAGGACCATAACCATTCCCTTGCTTCCTCTAGAAAGGTGCAGAACCGTCAACCCAGTAGACATTCTGTAGGTGCTGCTAGGAATGTTATAACGACATTTGATGCCCGTAATGAATCTTGTGCTTCCTTGAATGGAAATCATTCAGAGCCCATTAGTTCTGTTAGGAACTCCTTTCTAGCagaacaatgtcatccaatgaGAAGCATCGGGTCACTTACCTATGCAAGATCTTCTCAAAAGAGGACCCTTGGAAGAGATGCTCAAAATCTTCTGAATTATTTTAAGAAGATGCAGGGTGAAAACCCTGGCTTTTATTATGCAATACAACTAGATGATGAAAACCGCATGACCAATGCATTCTGGGCAGATGCAAGGTCAAGAACAGCTTATAATTACTTTGGTGATGCTGTAATTTTTGACACAATGTATAGACCAAATCAATACCAAATCCCATTTGCTCCATTTACAGGATTCAATCACCACGGCCAAATGGTTTTATTTGGTTGTTCATTACTTCTAGACGAATCGGAGTCTTCCTTTACATGGCTATTCAAGACGTGGCTATCTGCTATGAATGATCGACCACCTGTTTCCATAACCACAGATCAAGATAGGGCCATACAAGCAGCAGTTTCTCATGTGTTCCCAGAAACTCGCCACTGTATTTGTAAGTGGCACATTTTAAGAGAAGGTCAAGAAAGATTAGCTCATATTTACCTTGCTCATCCTTCACTCTATGGGGATCTATATGGCTGTATCAATTTTTCCGAGACCATTGAGGATTTTGAATCAACATGGAAGTCTCTTCTGGATAAATATGATCTCCAGAAAAATGACTGGCTTCAGGCAGTATATAATGCTCGTAAACAATGGGCCCCTGTTTACTTTCGTGATACTTTCTTTGCTGCTATTACTTCAAACCACGGGGTAAACTCCTTTTTTGATGGCTATGTAAATCAACAGACAACCATACCTTTATTCTTTAGGCAGTATGAAATATCACTTGAACATTCATTGGAAAAAGAAGTAGAAGCAGATTATGAGACTATCTGTAACACGCCTGTACTGAGGACTCCATCACCAATGGAACAACAGGCAGCAAATATGTACACTAACAAGATTTTTGCAAAGTTTCAGGAGGAACTGGTGGAAACTTTTGCATATACTGCAAGTAATGTTGACAATGATGGTGTTATCAGTAAATACAGGGTTGCAAAATATGAACATGATCACAAGGCATACATGGTCACATTAAATATGTCTGAAATGAAGGCAAACTGCAGCTGTCAGATGTTTGAATACTCTGGCATTCTTTGTCGACATGTATTGACTGTTTTCACTGTAACAAATGTCCTTACCCTTCCATCACACTACATTTTAAAGCGATGGACAAGGAATGCAAAATCTGGTTTTGGAACTGATGAAAAAACAACAGGTCCACTTAACATTGAAAATCTCACTATACGTTTTAATAGTTTATGTCAAGAAGCCATTAAGCTTGCTCAAGAAGGGGCAATTTCCATTGAGACTTATAATGTAGCAATGAATGCTTTGAGAGAGGGTGCTAAAAGGGTAGGTATTACGAAGAAAAATATTGCAAAAGTCAAACCTACAAAAACTCAGGGTAATGGATGCTGTCCGGAAGACAATAGCAAGAAGAGCCCGTCATCAATTTCGGATGTCATCCCATCACTGTGGCCTTGGCAAGATTCAGTGTCAAATCACTTGAATCATAGTGGCCTTGGGCTTCCTGTTACTGATCTGAATCATCCTACTATGGCTCCTGTTTCTATTCACCAGGATGGTGGCCCTCGAGACAACTCT GTTGTCCTCATGTGTTTCAAGTCTATGACTTGGATCATCGAAAATAAGAATTCAAGCCAATCTAGTAAAATTGCAGTCATCAACATGAAG CTGCAAGATTATGGTAAGAGCCCTTTAGGAGAGACAGAAGTGCAATTCAGGGTGACAAGGGTAACTTTGGAGCCTATGTTGAGATCAATGACTTACATTAGTCAACAGTTAAATGCACCAGTCAATAGAGTTGCTGTCATCAATCTGAGG TTCTAA